A genomic segment from Actinomyces lilanjuaniae encodes:
- a CDS encoding AMIN-like domain-containing (lipo)protein: MRHRVSHPATAPASVLLTVPLVVSLLALLGLGACSTQAAGSAGSRQDATTSASASSATSPTTSPAPASPPVAAASQVPTTTGVLTQKEQGSQVAPSWGSGSQGQDAAEDSALVITDVRVGSHDDEGYDRIVIELAGNGAPGWSALWTDQAYSLGKGDPIAVSGDYTLVVTGTGATMPTTPEQQELAYTGTTRFDMDAKGIEQAHVNLTVEDQFQVVLGTGSQTYRVFTLSSPTRLVIDVADDAAGELGDGEG; the protein is encoded by the coding sequence ATGAGACACCGCGTGTCGCACCCGGCTACTGCCCCAGCCTCCGTCCTGCTCACCGTGCCCCTTGTGGTGTCCCTGCTGGCCCTCCTGGGCCTGGGCGCCTGCTCCACACAGGCAGCGGGCAGTGCCGGGAGCCGCCAGGACGCCACTACCAGCGCCTCAGCCTCTTCCGCGACGTCACCCACGACCTCTCCCGCACCGGCGTCGCCCCCGGTCGCTGCCGCCTCCCAGGTACCCACCACCACCGGTGTGCTGACCCAGAAGGAGCAGGGCAGCCAGGTCGCCCCCTCCTGGGGCAGCGGCAGCCAGGGACAGGACGCGGCCGAGGACTCCGCCCTGGTCATCACCGACGTACGCGTGGGCTCCCACGACGACGAGGGATACGACCGGATCGTTATCGAGCTGGCCGGCAACGGGGCTCCAGGCTGGTCGGCCCTGTGGACCGACCAGGCCTACTCCCTGGGCAAGGGGGACCCTATCGCAGTCAGCGGCGACTACACCCTGGTGGTCACCGGGACCGGTGCCACCATGCCGACGACTCCTGAGCAGCAGGAGCTGGCCTACACCGGGACCACACGCTTCGACATGGACGCCAAGGGAATCGAGCAGGCCCACGTGAACCTGACTGTGGAGGACCAGTTCCAGGTGGTGCTAGGCACGGGCTCCCAGACCTACCGCGTCTTCACCCTCTCCAGCCCCACCCGCCTGGTCATTGACGTGGCAGACGACGCCGCCGGGGAGCTCGGGGACGGTGAGGGCTAG
- a CDS encoding NAD(P)H-dependent glycerol-3-phosphate dehydrogenase, with product MRAAVIGSGAWGTTFASLLAQAGTPTTIWARRREVAEEINAGTNERYVPGHRLPSTVRATTSRSQAVYGAQLVAVALPSQEARSVLGSLGGTLGEAAVAVSLMKGVELGTGLRMSELLTQVLGLPPGRVAVVSGPNLADEIAAGQPTGTVVAAQDEAVARLVASSCATATFRPYTNTDVLGVELCGAVKNVIALAVGAATGHGMGDNSRATIISRGLVEITRLGLALGARPETFAGLAGVGDLVATCSSPLSRNQAFGRRLGEGMSVDQAAAASRGVAEGARSARAVLDLALAQGVEMPITAGVVAVVEGTATVAEVTDVLLARPRKAEGVHAPPHE from the coding sequence ATGAGGGCGGCGGTCATCGGCTCAGGGGCCTGGGGCACCACCTTTGCCTCCCTCCTGGCCCAGGCGGGCACCCCCACGACCATATGGGCGCGGCGCCGCGAGGTGGCCGAGGAGATCAACGCGGGTACCAACGAGCGCTACGTGCCGGGCCACCGCCTGCCGTCGACCGTGCGGGCCACCACCAGCAGGTCTCAGGCAGTCTATGGCGCCCAGCTTGTCGCGGTGGCCCTGCCCTCCCAGGAGGCGCGCAGTGTCCTGGGGTCGCTGGGAGGAACCCTGGGAGAGGCGGCGGTGGCCGTGTCGCTCATGAAGGGGGTGGAGCTGGGGACGGGGCTGCGTATGAGTGAGCTTCTCACCCAGGTACTCGGGCTGCCTCCTGGCAGGGTGGCCGTGGTGTCTGGGCCCAACCTGGCCGACGAGATCGCTGCCGGGCAGCCCACGGGCACAGTCGTGGCCGCCCAGGACGAGGCGGTAGCTCGTCTGGTGGCCTCCTCCTGCGCCACTGCCACCTTTCGTCCCTACACCAACACCGACGTGCTGGGGGTCGAGCTGTGCGGTGCCGTCAAGAACGTCATTGCCCTGGCCGTGGGCGCTGCCACCGGGCACGGCATGGGGGACAACTCGCGGGCCACGATCATCTCCCGCGGCCTGGTGGAGATCACCCGCCTGGGCCTGGCCCTGGGCGCCAGGCCGGAGACTTTCGCGGGCCTGGCCGGCGTGGGCGACCTAGTTGCCACCTGCTCCTCGCCCCTGAGCCGCAACCAGGCCTTCGGACGCCGCCTGGGTGAGGGGATGAGCGTGGACCAGGCGGCAGCAGCCTCACGGGGAGTGGCGGAGGGGGCCAGGTCGGCGCGGGCGGTCCTGGACCTGGCACTGGCCCAGGGGGTGGAGATGCCGATTACCGCCGGGGTGGTGGCGGTCGTGGAGGGCACGGCCACCGTCGCCGAGGTCACTGACGTACTGCTGGCACGTCCCCGAAAAGCGGAGGGGGTCCACGCCCCGCCTCACGAGTAG
- a CDS encoding lysophospholipid acyltransferase family protein — MVSRQQVSGVENIPADGGFIAVANHLSDLDSLTAMRSIVDAGIPIYSLTKSSLFRVPVLGSVLRAGGQIPVQRSSSAASGSLAEAERVLRAGEAVMVFPEGTLSRDPLKWPMTGKTGAARLAMATGVPVLPMGQWGAHMILDTYSVRLRPLPRKDVRVRIGEPLDLSCYGSDVTDREAVRECTAEIMRAVTGLVEELRGLKAPRPFDLKYDGDPGRRRVGVRRPDPVEPEEARSDLGAHLGEESA; from the coding sequence ATGGTCTCCCGTCAGCAGGTGAGCGGGGTGGAGAACATTCCCGCTGACGGCGGCTTTATCGCGGTGGCCAACCACCTGAGCGACCTGGACTCCCTGACCGCGATGCGCAGCATCGTGGATGCCGGGATCCCGATCTACTCCCTGACCAAGTCGTCCCTGTTCCGGGTACCTGTCCTGGGGTCGGTCCTGCGTGCGGGAGGCCAGATCCCGGTGCAGCGGTCGAGCTCGGCGGCGTCTGGCTCCCTGGCTGAGGCGGAGAGGGTGCTGCGCGCTGGGGAGGCTGTCATGGTCTTCCCGGAGGGAACCCTGTCACGTGACCCGCTGAAGTGGCCCATGACAGGGAAGACGGGCGCCGCTCGGCTTGCCATGGCCACGGGGGTACCGGTCTTGCCCATGGGCCAGTGGGGCGCCCACATGATCCTGGACACCTACTCCGTGAGGCTGCGCCCCCTTCCGCGCAAGGACGTCAGAGTCAGGATCGGCGAGCCCCTGGACCTGTCGTGCTACGGCAGCGACGTCACCGACCGTGAGGCCGTGCGTGAGTGCACCGCGGAGATCATGCGCGCCGTCACCGGCCTGGTGGAGGAGCTGCGGGGGCTGAAGGCCCCGCGACCCTTTGACCTGAAGTATGACGGGGACCCGGGACGCAGGAGGGTGGGGGTGCGACGCCCCGACCCTGTGGAGCCTGAGGAGGCCCGCTCCGACCTGGGTGCCCACCTGGGTGAGGAGTCGGCATGA
- the murA gene encoding UDP-N-acetylglucosamine 1-carboxyvinyltransferase: MVDGLLQVEGGRPLNGEITVRGAKNLAPKAMVAALLGTTQSVLRNVPLIRDVDVVSGLLSLHGVSIDYDQREGVLRLDPSKVEAAHVADIDAHAGSSRIPILFCGPLLHRLGEAFIPDLGGCRIGDRPIDFHLEILRQFGADVDKQVQGIRLTAPHGLNGTVIELPYPSVGATEQTLLTAVRAHGLTELRGAAVEPEIMDLVDVLQKMGAIISVDTDRTIHVEGVEELGGYNHAALPDRIEAASWASAALATRGDVFVRGARQSHMTTFLNTFRKVGGAFDVRDDGIRFYHPGGDLRSSVVETNVHPGFMTDWQQPLVVALTQAGGLSIVHETVYENRFGFTGALRKMGATIQVYRECLGGTACRFGQRNFYHSAVISGPAPLRGADIVVPDLRGGFSHLIAALAAEGTSRVEGVNLIDRGYESFMSKLAALDANVTRLA; this comes from the coding sequence ATGGTCGATGGTCTGCTCCAGGTGGAGGGAGGGCGTCCGCTCAACGGCGAGATCACTGTGCGCGGTGCCAAGAACCTGGCTCCTAAGGCCATGGTGGCTGCGCTGCTGGGGACCACCCAGTCGGTGCTGCGCAACGTCCCCCTCATCCGTGACGTCGACGTCGTCTCCGGGCTGCTGAGCCTGCACGGGGTGTCCATCGACTACGACCAGCGTGAGGGCGTGCTGCGCCTGGACCCCTCCAAGGTCGAGGCGGCCCACGTCGCAGATATTGATGCCCACGCGGGCTCCTCACGTATTCCGATCCTCTTCTGCGGGCCGCTGCTGCACCGGCTCGGGGAGGCGTTCATCCCCGACCTCGGTGGGTGCCGCATCGGCGACCGTCCCATCGACTTCCACCTGGAGATCCTGCGGCAGTTTGGCGCGGACGTGGACAAGCAGGTCCAGGGTATCCGGCTGACTGCGCCCCACGGCCTCAACGGCACTGTTATCGAGCTGCCCTATCCTTCTGTGGGCGCCACCGAGCAGACTCTCCTCACCGCTGTGCGCGCCCACGGGCTGACCGAGCTGCGGGGAGCGGCTGTCGAGCCTGAGATCATGGACCTGGTGGACGTGCTGCAGAAGATGGGGGCCATCATCTCGGTGGACACCGACCGCACCATCCACGTCGAGGGTGTCGAGGAGCTCGGCGGCTACAACCACGCTGCCCTGCCGGACCGTATCGAGGCGGCGTCCTGGGCCTCGGCGGCCCTGGCCACCCGGGGCGACGTCTTCGTGCGTGGGGCGCGCCAGAGCCACATGACCACCTTCCTCAACACCTTCCGCAAGGTAGGCGGTGCCTTCGACGTGCGCGACGACGGTATCCGCTTCTACCACCCTGGGGGCGACCTGCGCTCCAGCGTGGTGGAGACCAACGTCCACCCTGGTTTCATGACCGACTGGCAGCAGCCCCTGGTCGTGGCCCTGACCCAGGCCGGGGGCCTGTCCATCGTCCACGAGACCGTTTACGAGAACCGCTTCGGCTTCACCGGCGCCCTGCGCAAGATGGGGGCCACGATCCAGGTCTACCGCGAGTGCCTCGGGGGTACCGCCTGCCGCTTCGGCCAGCGCAACTTCTACCACTCGGCAGTCATCTCAGGACCTGCGCCGCTACGGGGCGCCGATATCGTGGTACCGGACCTGCGCGGGGGCTTCTCGCACCTCATTGCCGCCCTGGCGGCAGAGGGGACCAGCCGTGTCGAGGGCGTCAACCTCATCGACCGCGGGTACGAGAGCTTTATGTCCAAGCTGGCCGCCCTGGACGCGAACGTGACTCGTCTGGCCTGA
- the leuD gene encoding 3-isopropylmalate dehydratase small subunit encodes MEKFVRHTGVGAPLRRSAVDTDQIIPAVYLKRITRTGFDDALFASWRAGEPDFVLNQEAYRRASVLVAGPDFGTGSSREHAVWALKDYGFRAVLAPRFADIFRGNSGKQGLVTGVVTQEDCEQLWKILEAEPGTEVTVDLEHRSVEAAGFRCSFQIDDYVRWTLMEGLDDISLTLQHEDKIQAYEQGRPAYKPRTLPARHLPKEQVVSARSTQAP; translated from the coding sequence ATGGAGAAGTTTGTCCGTCACACCGGGGTCGGTGCCCCGCTGCGGCGCAGCGCCGTGGACACCGACCAGATCATTCCCGCCGTCTACCTCAAGCGCATCACGCGCACCGGGTTCGACGACGCCCTGTTCGCCTCGTGGCGTGCTGGTGAGCCTGACTTCGTCCTCAACCAGGAGGCCTACAGGCGGGCCTCCGTGCTCGTGGCGGGGCCGGACTTCGGGACGGGCTCCTCGCGCGAGCACGCGGTGTGGGCGCTCAAGGACTACGGGTTCAGGGCGGTTCTGGCCCCTCGCTTTGCCGACATCTTCCGGGGCAACTCCGGCAAGCAGGGGCTGGTGACCGGGGTGGTGACCCAGGAGGACTGCGAGCAGCTGTGGAAGATCCTGGAGGCGGAGCCGGGCACCGAGGTGACGGTGGACCTAGAGCACCGCAGTGTGGAGGCGGCGGGCTTCCGCTGCTCCTTCCAGATTGACGACTACGTGCGTTGGACCCTCATGGAGGGCCTGGACGATATCTCCCTGACCTTGCAGCACGAGGACAAGATCCAGGCCTACGAGCAGGGTCGCCCCGCCTACAAGCCGCGGACCCTGCCCGCCAGGCACCTGCCCAAGGAGCAGGTCGTGTCGGCGCGCTCGACGCAGGCACCCTGA
- a CDS encoding IclR family transcriptional regulator: MDNPTESSSGVGVIDKAAQVLNALESGPATLAHLVASTHLARPTAHRIAVALEYHRLVTRDSQGRFVLGPRLAELARAAGEDHLLVAAGPVLAALRDKTHESAQLYRRQGDVRVCVANAERPIGLRDSIPVGATMSMQGGSAAQVLLAWEEPDRLHRGLVGSRFNATMLSAVRRRGWSQSVGEREPGVASVSAPVRGSSGKVVAAISISGPIDRMGRQPGRTHGAVVVAAARRLSEALRHDEDR; the protein is encoded by the coding sequence ATGGACAACCCCACTGAGAGCAGCAGCGGCGTCGGCGTCATCGACAAGGCCGCGCAGGTGCTCAACGCCCTGGAGTCCGGCCCCGCCACCCTGGCGCACCTGGTTGCCTCGACCCATCTGGCCCGCCCCACCGCCCACCGCATCGCGGTGGCCCTGGAGTACCACCGCCTGGTCACCCGCGACTCCCAGGGCAGGTTCGTCCTAGGCCCCCGGCTCGCAGAGCTGGCCAGGGCCGCGGGCGAGGACCACCTCCTGGTGGCCGCAGGCCCGGTCCTGGCCGCACTGCGCGACAAGACCCACGAGTCCGCCCAGCTCTATCGGCGCCAGGGAGACGTACGCGTGTGCGTGGCCAACGCCGAGCGTCCGATCGGGCTGCGTGACTCGATCCCGGTGGGCGCCACCATGTCCATGCAGGGCGGCTCCGCAGCCCAGGTCCTGCTGGCCTGGGAGGAGCCGGACCGTCTCCACCGCGGCCTGGTCGGCTCCCGGTTCAACGCCACGATGCTGTCTGCGGTGCGACGGCGCGGGTGGTCCCAGTCGGTGGGGGAGCGGGAGCCCGGGGTCGCCTCCGTGTCCGCGCCGGTACGAGGCAGCAGCGGGAAGGTCGTCGCCGCCATCTCCATCTCCGGACCGATCGACCGCATGGGCCGTCAGCCCGGACGGACCCACGGTGCCGTCGTCGTAGCCGCGGCACGCCGCCTGTCGGAGGCCCTGCGCCACGACGAGGACCGCTGA
- a CDS encoding glycosyltransferase family 4 protein, whose amino-acid sequence MRVLIVSDCYAPRLGGIETQVRDLARNLLRHGHEPAVVTATPAGTHRGREVERADGFPVFRTTVPLPAELPVHPRARGEMTWLMEHLQPDVVHVHVGVVSPFAWPGIAAARRCGVPTAITFHCVLGGWSRAVGRLGGLSPVRLWQEAGADLTAVSSMLAQQVLQAGAREPVTVLPNGISLADWHPGPSGEGRPPGAPLRVVASLRWIGRKRPLQVVQAFAEAVRRSGCRDAVLDVYGDGPLRHRLEQEVVDSGMAERITLVGRVDRPELARAFAQADVYLQTSPADSFGISVLEARTAGLAVVALGSSGVGDFIEHGVDGLLADDDAGLAEALAGLLADPQRLERIKHHNRTVPPTPEWGSVTGMNLSAYRRAGARG is encoded by the coding sequence ATGCGCGTGCTCATCGTGTCTGACTGCTACGCCCCACGCCTGGGTGGGATCGAGACCCAGGTGCGGGACCTGGCCAGGAACCTCCTGCGGCACGGGCACGAGCCCGCTGTCGTTACCGCGACGCCAGCGGGCACTCACCGGGGGCGGGAGGTGGAACGAGCGGACGGCTTTCCCGTATTTCGTACTACCGTGCCCCTTCCTGCCGAGCTGCCTGTCCACCCTCGGGCGCGCGGGGAGATGACGTGGCTGATGGAGCACCTGCAGCCCGACGTCGTCCACGTCCACGTCGGCGTGGTCTCGCCCTTCGCCTGGCCGGGCATCGCGGCCGCGCGCCGCTGCGGCGTGCCGACAGCGATCACCTTCCATTGCGTGCTGGGAGGCTGGTCGCGGGCTGTCGGACGGCTCGGGGGCCTCAGCCCGGTCCGGTTGTGGCAGGAGGCGGGGGCCGACCTTACGGCGGTGTCCTCCATGCTGGCGCAGCAGGTACTGCAGGCGGGTGCCCGTGAGCCGGTCACGGTGCTGCCCAATGGCATCAGCCTGGCTGACTGGCACCCGGGCCCGTCAGGGGAGGGCCGACCACCCGGGGCGCCGCTGCGGGTCGTGGCCTCGCTGCGCTGGATCGGGCGCAAGCGGCCGCTGCAGGTGGTACAGGCCTTTGCTGAGGCGGTGCGGCGCTCAGGATGCCGTGACGCGGTCCTGGATGTCTACGGTGACGGCCCCCTGCGGCATCGGCTGGAGCAGGAGGTCGTCGATAGTGGCATGGCGGAGCGCATCACCCTTGTGGGACGCGTGGACCGTCCCGAGCTGGCGCGTGCCTTCGCCCAGGCGGACGTCTACCTGCAGACCTCTCCGGCCGACTCCTTTGGGATCAGCGTCCTGGAGGCCCGCACCGCCGGGCTGGCCGTGGTGGCGCTGGGCTCCTCGGGGGTCGGAGACTTCATCGAGCACGGCGTGGACGGGCTCCTGGCGGACGACGACGCAGGCCTGGCCGAGGCCCTGGCCGGGCTTCTGGCGGACCCCCAGCGCCTGGAGCGCATCAAGCACCACAACAGGACTGTTCCTCCCACCCCGGAGTGGGGCAGCGTCACGGGTATGAACCTGTCGGCCTACCGGCGGGCGGGGGCGAGAGGCTGA